The genomic window ATCACTTTGAGGCCGGGCATGATGAGCGGGCCCCCGGCCGAGAGGGAGTAGGCGGTCGAGCCTGTCGGCGTGGCCAGTATCAGGCCGTCCGCGCGGAAATCGCCGAGAAGGCGGTTTTCCACCTTGACGCGGAATTCCACCATCCGGGCGAGGGGGCCGGAGGTGATCACCACGTCGTTGAGGACGTCCCAGAGCGGCTTGTTCACGCCGTTTTTCCGCACGGCGGGCCGGAGGCGCATCCGCGTTTCTATCTCGAATTTCCCCTTGAGAAGGATGTTTTCGAGGGACAGATAGAGGGTGGCCTGGGGCAGATCGGAGAGAAACCCCAGATGGCCGGTGTTGACGCCGAGAAGCGGGGGGCTTTCTCCCTTCATCTGGTGGGCGGCGTGCAGCATCGAGCCGTCCCCGCCCAGGACGATCACCAGATCGGCCTCTTTGTGGACGGTGCCTCGGGGCAGGCCCCCGGATTCTCCTGCCGCCTCGGCCACGGTTTCATCGAGAAGGAGATTGAATTTTTTTTCGCGGAGCCAGGCGAGGAGCGCCCGGAAATCCAGGGGCTGCTTCCGGGCGTAGGGCCACGCCGTGAGTGCGATGCTCTTGAATCGGTCGGGCATCACGATGACTCCATGCAAGGAAGCAGAAGAGGACCCCGAAGTATCCCAAGGCGGGGGGAGGTCCGCAAGCGCGGGGATCTTCCCCGCGCCGCAGGCAGCCTGTGACTCTGGAACTTGCCGGTGGGGAATGCGGGAGATGCGCCGGTTACGCTGGGCTACTCTTTCCAGTTTTCGCGGATTTCCTTGAATTTTTTCTCTACTTTGTCGAGCCCGTCGATCATCAAGGGGGAAAACTGGGTGCCGAGTCCTTCTTTCATGACTTCGATTGTTTTTTCGTGTGTCCATGCGGCCTTGTAGACGCGGGGCGAGGTGAGGGCATCATACACATCCGCGATGGAGATGAGTTGGGCGGAGAAGGGAATATCATCTCCGGCCATGCCGTCGGGGTACCCTTTTCCGTTCCACCATTCATGGTGGTGTCCCGTGATGTCGACGCCCATCGTCAGGAAGCTCTCGTCGCCGATGTGGGTCTGTGCCTTGAGAACGGTGTCGCGGCCGATGGCGGCGTGTGTTTTCATGACGGAATATTCTTCGGGCGTGAGGCGGCCGGGCTTGAAGAGGATGCCGTCGGATATGCCCACCTTCCCGACATCGTGCAAAAGCGTGGAGATGTAGAGGTCCTCGATATAGTCTTCGGTGAGAAAATACAGCTCGGGCAGATTCCGTCCCGCGAGCTCCCTGGCCAGAACAACGGCGAACTCCTGCATGCGCCGAAGGTGGCCGCCGATGTCCTGGGCCCGGGATTCGGCCAGCTCCGCCAGCGAGAACACGGTCGCCTGGGTGAGGCGGTCGAGGTACTGGGTTCGGGTTTCGACCTGTTTTTCGAGGACCTGATTCCAGTTCGAGAGTTGGTCGTTTTGCACCTGGGTGAGGATCAGGAGCTCCTGGTTCTCCAGGACCAACTGAACGCGGTCCAGGCAATAGTGAACGGCGCTGAGGAGGTCTTCGGGCTTGAAGGGTTTGGTGAGAAACCGGTTCACCTCGCCCCGGTTGATCGCGGTGAGGGCGATCTCGATATTCGCGTTTCCGGTGCAGAGAATCCGCGCGGCATTCGGCGCGTGGTTCCGGGACTGAAACATGAAATCCAGCCCGTTCATCACGGGCATGCTGTAGTCGGAAATAATCAGGTGCGGGGTTTTCCTCGAGATGGCATCGAGGCCTTCTTCGCCGTCTCGGGCATGGAGTATTTCATACTCGGCGGATTCAAGAATGGAGGCGATGAAATGACGCATGTTCTCGTCATCGTCGACGAGCAGGATGGTAAATTTTCTTGCGCCGCCTTTGCCATCGGAGTTCGATCTTTGGGATGTAGTCATGGTCTTAGGCATGTTACCTACCCCTATACCATATGAGAAAGATTACGGAAGAGGGAAAAACGAGGCTCGTGTGACTTGGGTCACATTTACGGGGTGGCCGGATTTTCCGCTCTTTTGCTCACGGCTTCCTTGACCAATTCCTTTACTTTCCCCAAATCGATCGGTTTTTGAAGATAATGTGTGGCCCCGAGCTGTAAGATTCGCTTTTTGTATTCGGGGTCGTCGTAGCCCGTGATGGCGATGACCGAAATCTCGCTGCCCCGGGCACTTTGCTTGATTTGGCGGCACACCTCGAACCCGTCAATGCCGGGAAGCATGAGGTCGAGCAGGACAACGTCCGGCTTCAGATTCGCGCACAGTACGCCTGCCCGGAAGCCGTCGTGCGCGATTTCGATTTTATACAGGGGATTATCGAGGAGCAGAACATCCTGAATGAGTTCCGTAATGTCTTTCTCATCGTCAACGATGAGGATGCACGGGGGACCGGCCTTGCCCTCGAGTATGTGCGGCATTTTGCGGGATTCCAGGAAAGAGAGGAGATCCTCGCGGAGGACGCGCCTGTGGCCGCCCGGCGTTCGGTAGGCCTGAAGCCAGTTTTTATCAATCCAGTTTTGGATGGTGACCGGAGTGACATCGCAGATTTCAGCCACTTCGAAGGTGGTGAACGCCTTCTTGGACGATAGATTTCCTTGCGTAGTCAACGTTGCCATCTCCATGGACCGTACATGGGATATCCCGATACGAAAATTGTATAGATAATAGAAAGGGACCGCAAGCGGGAAAACGGTAAAAACGCGATCCGTGAAAATGAAAAATATGCAGTATGGCAGCCCCTATAAGGCAAAATGGTTGCCCGGGAGAGTCCCTGGATTTTTTCGAAAATTGAATAAAGGTAGATTTACGGACAATGGAAAGAATGGGTAGTGGGTCAGTTTGCACAACGGACCCGTGGTGTCATTCCGAAGGAGCGCAGCGACTGAGGAATCTGCTGTGGAAAAGCAGATTCCTCGCGCCTCCGGCGCTCGGAATGACAAGAAAAACAAGCAAGCGGACCCACTACCAAAGAATGAAAGCAAGCTTGTTTATCGGAACTGTCTTTCCCCGGGGCAAAGAGGGCGGATGCCAGGTGTTTTCAAGAGACAAGGAGGGGTCGGCATGCGGGCGGTTTTGCAAAGGGTTCAAAAGGGGCGCGTCGCCGTCGCTGGTGAAACCGTTGGGGAGATAGGCCCTGGCCTGGTTGTGCTCCTCGGGGTG from bacterium includes these protein-coding regions:
- a CDS encoding NAD(+)/NADH kinase translates to MPDRFKSIALTAWPYARKQPLDFRALLAWLREKKFNLLLDETVAEAAGESGGLPRGTVHKEADLVIVLGGDGSMLHAAHQMKGESPPLLGVNTGHLGFLSDLPQATLYLSLENILLKGKFEIETRMRLRPAVRKNGVNKPLWDVLNDVVITSGPLARMVEFRVKVENRLLGDFRADGLILATPTGSTAYSLSAGGPLIMPGLKVMVVNPICPHTLSNRPIVVPADQDVEVQIFADKEIKGRRVLLTLDGQHGCELEPADSVYITESPDPIRLVRPLDIEYFQILRDKLNWETRLGGEPNP
- a CDS encoding response regulator; its protein translation is MTTQGNLSSKKAFTTFEVAEICDVTPVTIQNWIDKNWLQAYRTPGGHRRVLREDLLSFLESRKMPHILEGKAGPPCILIVDDEKDITELIQDVLLLDNPLYKIEIAHDGFRAGVLCANLKPDVVLLDLMLPGIDGFEVCRQIKQSARGSEISVIAITGYDDPEYKKRILQLGATHYLQKPIDLGKVKELVKEAVSKRAENPATP
- a CDS encoding D-aminoacyl-tRNA deacylase, yielding MRAVLQRVQKGRVAVAGETVGEIGPGLVVLLGV
- a CDS encoding response regulator; translation: MPKTMTTSQRSNSDGKGGARKFTILLVDDDENMRHFIASILESAEYEILHARDGEEGLDAISRKTPHLIISDYSMPVMNGLDFMFQSRNHAPNAARILCTGNANIEIALTAINRGEVNRFLTKPFKPEDLLSAVHYCLDRVQLVLENQELLILTQVQNDQLSNWNQVLEKQVETRTQYLDRLTQATVFSLAELAESRAQDIGGHLRRMQEFAVVLARELAGRNLPELYFLTEDYIEDLYISTLLHDVGKVGISDGILFKPGRLTPEEYSVMKTHAAIGRDTVLKAQTHIGDESFLTMGVDITGHHHEWWNGKGYPDGMAGDDIPFSAQLISIADVYDALTSPRVYKAAWTHEKTIEVMKEGLGTQFSPLMIDGLDKVEKKFKEIRENWKE